TGCAATGTCGGCGGGCTGGCCGACCCGCCCGACCGGATGCTGTTTATGATCGCGTTCACTCAGTTGGGACGCCTTGCGCCGGGAAGGTGCCTGCCAGTCCCCGGTGGCGATCCAGCCCGGGCTGATGCAATTGACCCGGATCGCCGGCCCAAGACTCACCGCCAACGCATGGGTTAACGCCACCACGCCGCCCTTGCTGGCGGCATAGGCTTCGGTATGCGGCTCGGACTGAAGGGCCCGGGTCGAGGCGATATTGACCATACTCCCTCCAGTTTTACGCAGCGTCGGGATCGTGTGCTTGGCCACCAGAAAATAGCCGGTCAGGTTCACCTGCAGGCGCCGTTCCCAGACGGCCAGGTCCAGCTCTTCGATCGGTCCGGTCTCGGGATCGGCAATTGCCGCATTGTTGATTACCGCGTCAATCTGAGCAAACCGTTCGCACATGACAGACACAAGCTCGCGAACCTCCACTTCACTGGCTGTGTCGCAGCGCTGGACAAGCAGTTGCCCGCTAAATTGGGCATATTCCTGGCGACAGGCGTCCATGGCCTCTTCATCGATATCGGCCATAACGACATTATGTTTTCGCATTAGAAAATAGTCAGCCAGGCCCTTGCCAATACCCTGTGCGCCACCGGTGATCAGAATATTCATTCTCGAAGTCCGCGTCCTTTTGAAATTTTGATTGTCACTTGAGCTGATAAAACCTAATCTAGTGCGGGCCCGAACTGATTGCAACGGCGGGCTTTTAATGACATACCCCTTATTGGTACTCAGGTTAATCGCTTTATGAAACAGATTATGCTTCGCCTGTTCGGTCTCGAACTGTTGTTCGTGCTGCTGTGGAATTCGGGTTTTATCGGCGCCGAGTACGGCCTGCCCTTCGCCGGACCCTGGACCCTGTTGTTCTGGCGTTATCTGATTTTAAGCCTGCTGCTCGGGCTATGGCTTGGCCTGCACGGTCGTCTCACCTGGCCGGGCCATCAGGCCGCCGGTTATACGGCAACGGTCGGGATACTCGCGCATGGTGTCTGGCTCGCCTGCGTGCTGGTCTCGCTGGATATGGGGGTGCCTGCAGGCATCGTCGCACTGGTCACCGCACTGCAGCCGCTGCTGACCGGCGCTCTGTCAGGCCCGGTGCTGGGAGAACGGACCGATGCCTGGCAATGGCTGGGACTGGTACTCGGGTTTTGTGGTGTATTGATCGCCGTCGTCGCCCGGATATCTCAGGACACAACCATCGGGATCTTCGCGTATCTGATCCCTTTCGGCTCGGTCGTCGCCATTACCATCGCCAGCCTGTTGCAACGCCGCCGCGAGCGGCACAGCCTGACACCCCGTCTGGCCGACGATACGACCCTGTTTTATCAAAGCGCCGCCACCACGCTGGCCCTGTTGTTGCCGGCCTGGTTAGTCGAGGACTTTGCCACCGACTGGACCCTGCCGTTTATTGCCACTATGAGCTGGTTGATCCTGGTGGTATCGCTGGGGGCCTACTGGAGCATGTGGCGACTGCTGGTCCGCCACGATGCCACCCGCGTGGCCAGCCTGTTTTATCTCAGCCCGCCGGTGACCATGCTGATGGCCTGGGCCTTCTTTGGCGACCGGCTGATTCTGACCGATGTAATCGGTCTGGCCGTGGCCGCTCTGGGCGTGATGCTGGTTTACCGGCTGGGCTTTCGCCGGCCGACGATCCGGATGTTACCCCCCAGGTAACTTTCTTTTTCCAGACCTTCGACCGTTACCAACCAGGGGCAACGAGAAGATAGCAATGTTCAGGTCATGCTACCCAGCGTTTTGCGAAAGCGGGCCAATGCCAGGGTGAACAGCGCACCGCCGATGACGATCAAAGCCAGCAATTGCGGCCAGTCCCCCCGAAGACACACCCTCGCAAACCGATAAATCGCCTGCAAAAGGCCGGCTTTTTTTCTGGCAGTTTATCGCCTACTATTTCAACTCGATTGGATAAAAACAGACCTATCCGCACTGCACGAGGTTTTGTGCGCCTTACCTGAAAACATACTACGGCATAGTCGGCAAGGAGTCAGATTAATGGACGAGCTCTTCAGCCCGGAGAAACTCTCAACCTACACAGACAGGGGCATTGATCTGTTAATGCAGTTTGGTCCCCAACTCGTGCTTGCGATTGTCGTTCTCATTATCGGCCTGTGGCTGATCAACCGGCTGGTCAAAGTCATGGCCAGAGGCATGGAACGCAGCAAGATGGAACCCACGCTGTCGCGCTTTCTGCAAAGCCTGGTCGGTATCGGTTTAAAAGTCCTGCTGTTGATCAGTGTTGCCTCCATGGTCGGGATTGCGACCACCTCATTTATCGCGGTGCTCGGTGCCGCCGGCCTGGCTGTGGGTCTGGCCCTGCAGGGTAGCCTGGCAAATTTTGCCGGCGGCGCGCTGATTTTGATGTTCCGCCCCTACAAGGTCGGCGACTACATTACCGCCCAGGGAGTCAGTGGCACGGTCACCGATATCCAGATTTTCAACACCATCCTGACCACACCGGATAATGTTCGCATCATCGTACCCAACGGGGCCATGTCCAACGGCATCATCACCAACTACTCCGCCGAGCAGACCCGTCGCCTGGATTTCGTTTTCAATATCGGCTATACCGACAACGTGGAGAAATCCCGCGATATCATCATGAATATATTAAAGAGCGAGGAGCGCATTTTCTCCGACCCCGAACCCCAGGTGTTATTGAGCAACCTGGGAGACAACGCCGTCGATCTCACGGTCCGTACCTGGGTCAACGCTACTGATTACTGGCCACTGAAATTTGCGCTCACCGAAAAAGTCAAAGCTGCCTTCGACCGGGAAGGTATCAGCATTCCATTTCCGCAGCGCGACATTCATATCTACCAGCATACCAGCTGATTATTCCCGGCATCGGAATCGTCTCTTGGGATTGACAGGATGGTTGGGGCTACCGGCAGATCCGGCTTCACATTGCGTAATGCTCCGTTCCATGCTGAACTTGTTATTATCCGGCCACCGGACATCCTCTGGACCTGAAGGAAAATTGTGATATGCAAGCGGAAATCAGGGAAATTCGCGATCACCTCGGTCAGTTCCCGCCTTTCGACGGTTTGAGCGAGGACCTGCTCGATGAGGTCGCCGCTTCGGTTGAAATCGCTTACTACCAGGCCGGCTCGACAATTCTGGAACGTGACGACCCCATCCATACACTGGCCTATATCCGCAGCGGTGCTGTGGAAATTTATCGTTATAACGGCGAGTTGCATAACCGGCTCGGCGAAGGCGATATCTTCGGCCAATTCAGCCTGTTGCGTAACCGGCGCGTGCTTCTATCGGCCAGGGCTATCGAAGACACCCTGCTGTACCTGATTCCGGAGACAGTTTTTGACCGTCTGTGCGAAGAAGATGGCAACTTCGCCGACTTTGTCGAACTGTCGGGTTCTCGCCTCAAGAGCACGGTCGAACAAACCCAGCGTGATAACGACATGATGATCACCCGGATCCGTCGCCTTATCACACGCCTGCCAGTGATGATCGAAAATACGGCAACGGTACAGGAAGCGGCACAGTTGATGACAGATAATGATGTCTCTGCCCTGCTGATTCTCACGCCGGCCGATGGCGAAGGCACGGATGATACCTTCACTGACAACGGTAATCGTCAATGGCGCCTTACCGGCATCATCACAGATAAAACCTTGCGTGAACGGATACTGGCCAAAGGTTCTCCGCCCCATACCCAGGTTTCCGACATCTGTGAAGGTGAGCTCATCACGATTCAGTCAGACGAGTCTGTCAACGAGGCCATGCTGACCATGTTGCGTAACAACATACAGCGTCTTCCGGTACTGCACCGACGGCGCCCGGTTGGCCTGGTTCACCTTTCGGATATTGTGCGGTACGAGACCAACAACAGCATTTACCTGGTCAGCAACATCTTTAACCGAACCTCGACTCATGCACTGGCACGTCTTATTCCGGAAATTCGTGCCGCCTTTATACGGCTTGTAGATGAAGGAGCCTCTTCCCGGATGATTGGTGATGCCATGTCAAGCGTGGGACGCAGTTTGATGCGGCGCATTATTGAACTTGCCGAGGAAGAAATAGGACCTCCTCCTGTCCCCTATTGCCTGATGGTACATGGTTCTCTGGCACGTAACGATCAGTCGATCATCACCGATCAGGATAACGCAATGATTTTGCATGATTCTTTCGACCCTCAGCAGCACAACGCCTATTTTAAAGAACTGGCCCGGCGCGTCAGCGATGGCCTTGATGCCTGCGGTTACCCCTATTGCAAAGGCGGCATCATGGCCACCAATGACGATTGGCGCCAACCATTATCGAAATGGAAATCTTACTTCGAAAACTGGATAGCCAAACCCGACCCGCAACGTCTGTTGCACAGCTCGATTTTCTTTGATCTGGATGCGGTTTATGGTGAGGAGCGATTCGTAGAAGAGCTCCAGGAGCTCGTCGCCCGGCGAGCACAAAACAGCCCGCTATTCCTTGCCGCGCTGGCGCGCAACGCACTCAGCCGAACACCGCCACTGGGCCTGTTCCGCACCTTTGTTCTGGAGAAGGATGGCCGACATAACAACTCCATTAATATCAAACGCCGGGGCATCGCCCCCCTGAATGATATAATACGCGTTCATGCGCTGGGGGTGGGTTCCCGCGCGCAGAACAGTTTCGAGAGACTGGATAATATAGAACAGGCCGGTGTATTACCCGTCGGACAGACCGACAAACTGCGCCAGGCCCTGGAATTTTTATCCCTTGTTCGCTTGCGTCACCAGGCCTACGAGCTCAAGAACGATCTGCCCGTCGACAACGCCATTGAGCCGGAACATGTCCCGGATGCTGAACGGCACAATCTCAAAGATGCCTTTCAGATCGTGAGCAATGCCCAGAAATTCCTGCGCTTTCGTTATCCCAGCCCGTAAGCCTGACTCCATGCCAAAGATTTTGAATCGCCGCACTGCATTGCCCAGCTGGCAGGAATACTTTACCCAACAGGCCGAGGCTTGCAAAACACCCGCTCTGCGCTATTTTTATGCGGCTGGCTTGCCCGAAGACGACACGCCAATTTCGCAAGTGCCGTTGATGGCGCTCGACTTTGAGACCACGGGAATGGACCCCCGTAAACACGCCATTGTCAGCATCGGAATGGTACCGTTTGATCTGCGCACCATTCGACCGGCCGAAGGCCATTACCGGGTGGTCAAACCAGCACAACCGCTCACGGGAGAGTCCATTACGTTTCATCGCATCACACATTCGGAAGTTCAGGGTGCACCGCCTTTCGATGCCGTGCTGGACGAAATTCTCGAACAGCTTACCGGGCATATTGTTGTCGTTCATTATCGCAACATTGAACGGCCATTTCTCGATGCGGCAGTAATAGCCACGCGCGGTGAACATTGTCTGTTTCCCTTGATTGATACTATGCAACTTGAGGCCCGCCGGGAACGCCAGGGCTACTGGCAGCGCATCCGGCACTTTTTCGGAAGCCAGCCCGCCTCCATTCGGCTCGCGGACAGTCGCAGACGCTATGGTTTACCCGATTACTCGACCCACCATGCCAAGGTGGATGCCATGGCCACAGCCGAACTGTTTCAGGCGCAGATCGCGCGGCACTTCTCACCAGAGACCCCGGTATCGCAGTTGTGGCTCTAAATAAAAGCACTCAACATCCGTTCGCTTCACGCAGGGTGGTTCAAGCGAAGCGGACCCACCCGGAATCGGCAGACCCTGTGACCACGGTCATGCAGGCTATCCTCAGCGTGACCGGCATAACTCAATACCACGGAAAACTGTGTCTCTCGCAGAGCTGCCGAGGCGCAGAGACAACGCTGATTCATTCCCGGCGAACCTCGCAACCCATCAAGAATCAATATGAACCCTGAAGCGCCGCGTTGATCGCCGATCGCATGCGCATCCACGAAAAAACCGCCTGGATGCTGCGCCCGATTCAGTAACAACCACGCAACCCCGTATCCCGGATCAAGGCGGGGCGCGACGGATCCGGGGTACATGGTGGAACCGCTGTGCTTGTTCCACCCTACATCAATGCACTAACCCACGTAGCCCGGTTCAAGGAGCAACGCGACGGATCCGGGGTACTCCGTGTTCCGATAGCGTCCCTGTCGTCACTCGCAGAGGGCCACGACACCGGATATATCATCTGTTTAATACTTAGCGGGCTCTGCGCCTTTACGAGAGTTGAGCAGGTCAGGTTTGCCATGATGTTTTCCCGGGCTTCGACGAATAAAAAAGGCGGCCGAAGCCGCCTTTTTCGTTACAAACCGAATGCCGGTCAGCCCACGGTTCTGGGTTCGCTCATCAATCCCTTGATAATGGCGTAACAGCCTGCCAGCAGTATCAGGGTAAACGGCAATCCCGCGGAGACGGCAATGGACTGCAGTGCCGCCAGGCCACCACCCAGTAACAGGGCAATCGCAATGGCGCCTTCGATAACCCCCCAGAACACACGCTGCGGTTTGGGAGCGTCAATCTTGCCACCGGCGGTTATGGTGTCGATCACCAGTGATCCCGAGTCTGATGAGGTGATAAAGAAAACCATAACCAGCACGATACCGATAAATGACGTGATGTCGGTCAGCGGCATCTCGCCCAGCACCATGAACAGCTGCAGGGAAAGTTCCGAAGACGCAGCGCCTTCAAAGCCTTCCTGAAGTTGCTTGATGGCCGTGGTACCGAATGCAGTCATCCAGAAAACCGATACGACGGAAGGAATCAGCAACACCGAGACCAGAAACTCGCGCACGGACCGTCCACGGCTGACCCGGGCGATAAACATGCCCACGAACGGAGACCAGCTGATCCACCAGGCCCAGTAGAAGGTCGTCCAGCCCTGGCTGAAGTTGGCGTCCTCACGCCCGAACGGGTTGGCGAAAAATGGAAACTCGCCCAGGTAGATGACAATATTTTTGAAAAAGCCGGTGGCAATCATCAATGTCGGGCCAACAAACACCACGAACATCAACAGCAAAAAAGCCAGTATCATGTTGAGTTCGGAAAGCCGTTTTACTCCCTTGTCCACGCCAAGCACGATAGAGACTATTGCCACGGCGGTGATGCCGGTAATCAAAAGAACCAGCGTTGTATCGCCGCCACTGATCCCGAACAGGTGCCCCAGGCCGGAGGCAGCCTGTTGAGCCCCGATTCCCAGGGAAGTGGCCAGGCCAAACAGGGTGGCGAAGACCGCCAGGATATCGATGATATGCCCCGGCCAGCCCCAGATACGTTCGCCGAGTAACGGGTAGAAAATCGAACGTATAGTCAGCGGCAGCCCTTTGTTATAGGAGAAGATCGCCAGCGACAGTGCCACGATGGCATAAACCGCCCAGGGGTGCAGACCCCAGTGGAAGATAGTCGCTGCCATCGCCAGGTTCGTTGCCCCGGCCGGATCGCCGGCGGCCGCGCCCAGCGGCGCCCAGTCGGTACGGGCACCGCCCTCACCCACACTGGTTCCGCCCAGGGCGGTGCCGTAGTGAGTCAACGGCTCGGACACGCCGTAAAACATCAGGCCAATTCCCATGCCGGCGGCGAACAGCATGGAAAACCAGGAAATCCTTGAAAAGTCCGGTGTTGCTTTCTCTCCGCCGATTCGAACCCGTCCCAGTGGTGAGAAGATCAACCCCACGCAAACCAGAACGAAGATATTAGCCGAAAGTAACATGAACCACGTCATGTTGGTGTTGATCCAGTTTTTTATTGAATCAAATATGGCTGTCGACTGTTCGGGCAACGCCAGTGTAAGAATGACGAAGGCCAGGATTAACAGCGATGACACGGTAAATACCGAGCCATGGATATCGATATTCACACCCAGTGGACTGGCCTGGTAATTGTCCTGGCCAATCTGATAATCCGTATCGATCAGGTTGGTCGCACCCTCGGGGGCCGGCACGCCAACGGATTGAATGGTATCTGAAGAATTGTCTGGCTTATTATCCACGAGATTCTCCCTTTTTTATATCGTGTTATCAGGCTGCATCCGGGCGAACCAGGAATACGGATGATTTGGTATGGGATGCGATCTTGCTGCCGTTGGCCGGCATGATAGCGTCAAGCTGTTTGGGCAAATGCGTGCCCATCACGACCAGATCGGCACCAATTTCTTCAATCGCCTTGACCAGAATATCGTCCAGATCGGTCACCGGATCATGACTGTTATAGACATGCGCCGAAGGCTCCTGCCCGTTATCAGGCGCATGCTCATGGGCGAAGGCCTTGAGTTTTTCTGCATATTCCTCGGGTGTGTGCGCCACGGTACTGGGCTGGGACGTTGTGACACTGACATAGCACAGTTTCGCTTCATAATGACGGGCCAGATCAGCGGCGACAGCGAGCGGTTTTTCCAGCGCATTCAGATGCGCGAGATCCACCGGCACCATTATTGTTTTAAACATGGACGGGGCTCCTTATTATAGTGACACGAATGCTTTCGTGTTAAACGGCTTCTTGGACTCTATTTCAGGTTGTTATATGTAAAACAGTATCGCAGACCCTGTAACAGGTGCCAGCCTGTGACCTGGCAGAGCAGGGAACATGATTTCCCTGGCCAGATGACCTGGCCTTTCTCGCGGCCAGGTCAAACGATACCCCAGGCCTCAGAAATA
Above is a genomic segment from Thiohalophilus sp. containing:
- a CDS encoding mechanosensitive ion channel family protein, with amino-acid sequence MDELFSPEKLSTYTDRGIDLLMQFGPQLVLAIVVLIIGLWLINRLVKVMARGMERSKMEPTLSRFLQSLVGIGLKVLLLISVASMVGIATTSFIAVLGAAGLAVGLALQGSLANFAGGALILMFRPYKVGDYITAQGVSGTVTDIQIFNTILTTPDNVRIIVPNGAMSNGIITNYSAEQTRRLDFVFNIGYTDNVEKSRDIIMNILKSEERIFSDPEPQVLLSNLGDNAVDLTVRTWVNATDYWPLKFALTEKVKAAFDREGISIPFPQRDIHIYQHTS
- a CDS encoding SDR family oxidoreductase; this translates as MNILITGGAQGIGKGLADYFLMRKHNVVMADIDEEAMDACRQEYAQFSGQLLVQRCDTASEVEVRELVSVMCERFAQIDAVINNAAIADPETGPIEELDLAVWERRLQVNLTGYFLVAKHTIPTLRKTGGSMVNIASTRALQSEPHTEAYAASKGGVVALTHALAVSLGPAIRVNCISPGWIATGDWQAPSRRKASQLSERDHKQHPVGRVGQPADIAAMVDYLISDAAGFVTGQNFVIDGGMTRRMIYEE
- a CDS encoding 3'-5' exonuclease, producing the protein MPKILNRRTALPSWQEYFTQQAEACKTPALRYFYAAGLPEDDTPISQVPLMALDFETTGMDPRKHAIVSIGMVPFDLRTIRPAEGHYRVVKPAQPLTGESITFHRITHSEVQGAPPFDAVLDEILEQLTGHIVVVHYRNIERPFLDAAVIATRGEHCLFPLIDTMQLEARRERQGYWQRIRHFFGSQPASIRLADSRRRYGLPDYSTHHAKVDAMATAELFQAQIARHFSPETPVSQLWL
- a CDS encoding universal stress protein, whose protein sequence is MFKTIMVPVDLAHLNALEKPLAVAADLARHYEAKLCYVSVTTSQPSTVAHTPEEYAEKLKAFAHEHAPDNGQEPSAHVYNSHDPVTDLDDILVKAIEEIGADLVVMGTHLPKQLDAIMPANGSKIASHTKSSVFLVRPDAA
- a CDS encoding DMT family transporter, whose translation is MKQIMLRLFGLELLFVLLWNSGFIGAEYGLPFAGPWTLLFWRYLILSLLLGLWLGLHGRLTWPGHQAAGYTATVGILAHGVWLACVLVSLDMGVPAGIVALVTALQPLLTGALSGPVLGERTDAWQWLGLVLGFCGVLIAVVARISQDTTIGIFAYLIPFGSVVAITIASLLQRRRERHSLTPRLADDTTLFYQSAATTLALLLPAWLVEDFATDWTLPFIATMSWLILVVSLGAYWSMWRLLVRHDATRVASLFYLSPPVTMLMAWAFFGDRLILTDVIGLAVAALGVMLVYRLGFRRPTIRMLPPR
- a CDS encoding DUF294 nucleotidyltransferase-like domain-containing protein, whose protein sequence is MQAEIREIRDHLGQFPPFDGLSEDLLDEVAASVEIAYYQAGSTILERDDPIHTLAYIRSGAVEIYRYNGELHNRLGEGDIFGQFSLLRNRRVLLSARAIEDTLLYLIPETVFDRLCEEDGNFADFVELSGSRLKSTVEQTQRDNDMMITRIRRLITRLPVMIENTATVQEAAQLMTDNDVSALLILTPADGEGTDDTFTDNGNRQWRLTGIITDKTLRERILAKGSPPHTQVSDICEGELITIQSDESVNEAMLTMLRNNIQRLPVLHRRRPVGLVHLSDIVRYETNNSIYLVSNIFNRTSTHALARLIPEIRAAFIRLVDEGASSRMIGDAMSSVGRSLMRRIIELAEEEIGPPPVPYCLMVHGSLARNDQSIITDQDNAMILHDSFDPQQHNAYFKELARRVSDGLDACGYPYCKGGIMATNDDWRQPLSKWKSYFENWIAKPDPQRLLHSSIFFDLDAVYGEERFVEELQELVARRAQNSPLFLAALARNALSRTPPLGLFRTFVLEKDGRHNNSINIKRRGIAPLNDIIRVHALGVGSRAQNSFERLDNIEQAGVLPVGQTDKLRQALEFLSLVRLRHQAYELKNDLPVDNAIEPEHVPDAERHNLKDAFQIVSNAQKFLRFRYPSP
- a CDS encoding BCCT family transporter; this encodes MDNKPDNSSDTIQSVGVPAPEGATNLIDTDYQIGQDNYQASPLGVNIDIHGSVFTVSSLLILAFVILTLALPEQSTAIFDSIKNWINTNMTWFMLLSANIFVLVCVGLIFSPLGRVRIGGEKATPDFSRISWFSMLFAAGMGIGLMFYGVSEPLTHYGTALGGTSVGEGGARTDWAPLGAAAGDPAGATNLAMAATIFHWGLHPWAVYAIVALSLAIFSYNKGLPLTIRSIFYPLLGERIWGWPGHIIDILAVFATLFGLATSLGIGAQQAASGLGHLFGISGGDTTLVLLITGITAVAIVSIVLGVDKGVKRLSELNMILAFLLLMFVVFVGPTLMIATGFFKNIVIYLGEFPFFANPFGREDANFSQGWTTFYWAWWISWSPFVGMFIARVSRGRSVREFLVSVLLIPSVVSVFWMTAFGTTAIKQLQEGFEGAASSELSLQLFMVLGEMPLTDITSFIGIVLVMVFFITSSDSGSLVIDTITAGGKIDAPKPQRVFWGVIEGAIAIALLLGGGLAALQSIAVSAGLPFTLILLAGCYAIIKGLMSEPRTVG